ATGCTCAAGTGGGACCAGCAGCCCGAGCACCGGACGGCAAGCTGGATTTTCTCGATCGCTGAGCAGCGGCGGCGCTATCGTCGGTTGTTGCGCGACAATCCCGGCCTCAAGCCGCACCGGGAGGCCACGCTCGCCGATGCCTATGAGGAAGCCCGACTATGGGCCGCGGATGAGACCCATCTCGAACCCGACGACTTCCCGAAAGCCTGCCCCTACACCTGGGACGATCTTCTGGACCGCCCCTTCGACTTCGACTCGCTGAAGAAGTAGCCGCGCCATGTCCATCTCCAACCGCAAGCCCGGCGAGAAGCGCGAGTCCGTCGCCGAGCCGCTGAAGCGCTCGGTGGCCGGGACGCTGCGGGCCATCGCCCGCAAGGCCGAGATCGAGGTCACCTTCGCGACCGACCGGCCGGCACTCACCGGCGACAAGGCCCGCCTGCCCGAGCCGCCGCGCAAGCTCTCCCCCGGCGACGTGGCGATCCTGCGCGGCCATGCCGATTCGATGGCGTTGCGCCTCGCCTGCCACGACAACGCCGTCCACCGCCGCCTCGCCCCCGAGAACGCCGCCGCCCGCGCGGTCTTCGACGCGGTCGAGCAGGCCCGGGTCGAGGCGATCGGCTCGCGCCGCATGGCGGGCGTGGCCGGCAACCTCACGGCGATGCTGGAGGACCGCTACCACCGCGGCGGCAAGTACGAGGAAATCACCGACCGGGCCGATGCGCCGATGGAGGATGCGGTCGCCCTGATGGTGCGCGAGCGCCTGACCGGCCAGGCCCCGCCCCCGGCGGCGCAGCGCATCGTCGGGCTGTGGCGCGAGTTCATCGAGGACCGGGCCGGGCGCAACCTCGACGGCCTGATGACGGGCAACATCGAGGACCAGCGCGCCTTCGCCCGCTCGGTGCGCGACCTGCTCTCCTCCCTCGACATGGCGGACGAGGCCCCCCTCGACCCCGACGACGAGGAGAACGACGACGAGAACGAGGCCGAATCGGACGAGCAACAGGCCGGCGAGGGCGAGGCCGAGCAGCAGAGCCAGGGCGACCGGGCCGAGATGGAGGTCTCCGACGAGGCCTCCGACGAGATCGAGGAAGGCGCCACCGAGGCCGCCGACGCGCCGTCCGGCGAGTTGCCGGAGGATGCCGAGGACGCCGATTCCGAGGAAGCCTCCGAATCGTGGCGCCCGCCGGGCCCGCGGGCCAACGAGCCGCGCGGCCCGGACTACAAGGTCTTCTCCCAGAAATACGACGAGGTCGTTCACGCTGAGGACCTGTGCGACGCCGACGAGCTGGCGCGTCTGCGCTCCTACCTCGACAAGCAGCTCGCCCATCTCCAGGGCGTGGTGGGGCGGCTCGCAAACCGCCTCCAGCGGCGGCTGCTGGCGCAGCAGAACCGCGCCTGGGAGTTCGACCTGGAGGAAGGCCAGCTCGATCCGGCCCGCCTCGTGCGCGTCGTGATCGACCCGTTCCAGCCCCTGTCCTTCAAGCACGAGAAGGACACGAATTTTCGCGATACGGTCGTCACCCTGCTGCTCGACAATTCGGGCTCGATGCGCGGCCGGCCGATCACCGTGGCGGCGACCTGCGCCGACATCCTCGCCCGCACGCTGGAGCGCTGCGGCGTCAAGGTCGAGATCTTAGGCTTCACCACCCGGGCCTGGAAGGGTGGGCAGTCGCGCGAGGCCTGGCTGCAATCGGGCAAGCCGCCGACCCCGGGGCGCCTCAACGACCTGCGCCACATCGTCTACAAGTCGGCCGACGCGCCGTGGCGCCGGGCGCGCAAGAATCTCGGGCTGATGATGCGCGAGGGCCTGCTCAAGGAGAACATCGACGGCGAGGCCCTGGACTGGGCCCACAAGCGCCTGCTCGGCCGGCCCGAGCAGCGCCGCATCCTGATGGTGATCTCCGACGGCGCCCCGGTCGACGATTCGACCCTCTCGGTCAATCCGGGCAACTACCTGGAGCGCCACCTGCGCTACGTCATCGACGAGATCGAGACCCGCTCGCCGGTGGAGCTGCTCGCCATCGGCATCGGCCACGACGTGACCCGCTATTACCGCCGGGCCGTCACCATCATCGACGCCGAGGAACTCGGCGGCGTGATGACCGAGAAGCTGGCCGAATTGTTCGAGGAGGATGCCGGTCCGGTGCCGATGCGCCGGATGGCGGCGGGCGGGCGGCATTAGAGCCATCCCGTGCTATCTCACCCGTAACCCTCATCCTGAGGTGTCAGCCGATTGAAAATCGGCTGACCTCGAAGGAAGGCTCCAGGAATCGCCGAGACTTCCGGAGCCCTCCTTCGAGGCTCCTTTCAGCCGCGCCTCAGGATGAGGTCATCGATGGGATGAACGGTGTCCTCGACGACCGTGCAACAAGCGCGAAAAACCCCCGGGCGCCGCAGCGCATCCGGGGGTTTTTCGTGATCGTCCTGGCGAAGGAGGCGCCGGGCGCCTCCACCGCGAAGAAATCAGGCCGCCTCGGCGAGCTTCTTCTCGATCTCGCGCTTCAGCAGGCGGGCGTTCTGCGACAGGTCGGTCTCGCCGGCCTTGATCAGGAACGCGTCGAGGCCGCCGCGATGCTCGACCGAGCGCAGGGCGTTGGCCGAGATGCGCAGGCGCACCGAGCGGCCGAGCGTGTCGGACAGCAGGGTGACGTTGCACAGGTTCGGGAGGAACCGGCGCTTGGTCTTGTGGTTCGAGTGGCTCACGAGGTGGCCGGTGAGCACCCCCTTACCGGTGAGCTCGCAGCGACGCGACATGGTCTATATCCTCAACTGGTCTTCGTTCGGCGAGGGACCACGCAACGCGAGAGCCGGGCGTGCTGCGCACCCCGGCTTGGACCGGACCCCGCGAAGTCCCTGGAAAGCACGCGCCTATAGAGGGAGAGTGCGGGTCTCGTCAAGGTGCGGGGCTGAAGCCGGCCCCCTCGCGAGGCTCCGGCCCCTTGCGCGCGAGACGATCCGTTAACCTTGATCGCGTCACGATAGGGCCAGATTCCCCCCGTTTCATCGGTGGTGGGCGACGGCGTTCGAGATCGGTTTCCCCCATGCGTTCCAAGGCCCTCCTCTCGCTCGCCGTCACGGCGGGGTTCGCCCTCCCGGCCGGCGAGGCGATGTCGGCCCAGGCCGCGCGGGGGCGCGCGCCGAAGGCCGGCGAGACTGCCGTCACGGTCGATTACGGCATCACGCTCGCCGGCGTGCCGATCGGGACCGCGCAGGTCACCGGCGCGATGCAGGGTACGCGCTACACCATGGACGTCAGCGCCCGCCTCACCGGCCTCGTCGGGGCGATCACCGGCGGCTACGGTTCGGGCCGGGCGAGCGGCACGGTGGCGGCCCGCCCGGTGCCTGCGGCCTTCGCGCTCGCCTCCCACAGCGCCAGCGCCTCGATCACCGTGCGCATGGCGCTCGCCCGCGGCAACGTGGTCGCCTCCGACATCGCGCCCCCGCTGGTACCGGACCCCGAGCGGGTGACGGTGAGCGAGGTGCACAAGCGCGGCATCATCGATCCGGTGAGCGCCCTGATGATGCCGGCGCAAGGCCGCGGCGACCTCACCGACCCGCAGAACTGCAACCGCACCATCCCGGTCTTCGACGGCGCGAGCCGGTTCAACGTGGTGCTCACCTACGGCGAGACCCGCAGCGTCCAGAAGCCCGGCTATGCCGGTCCGGTCCTGGTCTGCAACGCCCGCTACCAGCCGATCGCCGGCCATCGGCCGGACCGGCCGGGAGTGAAGTTCATGGAGGACAACACCGAGATGTCGGTGTGGCTCGCCCCCGTCGAGGGCGCGCGGGTCCTGCTGCCCCTGCGCATCGCCGTGCGCACCCAGATCGGCCTCAACATCATCGAGGCGACGCGGTGGTCGCAGAGCGCGGGCCAGGGCGCCCCGGAAGCGACCGTACAGGCGGCGGCGCAGAGCCCGGAGCCGCCGGCGGACAGGCGCTGAGCGGAAGAAGCGTCGGCAGGCCAACGCTTCTTCCGCTTCGATTCTCGTCTCGTCGCAGGTTTCTGACGCAAAACCGGAGGCCACTTTTGCGGAACCTGCTCAGAGCCATGCGGCGCGCCGTTCCCGGCCTCCTGCCCAGCCTCGTCCTGCCCGGCTTCCTCCTGCTCGCCCCGCTCCCGGCGCTGGCAGGTGGACCCGACTTCACGAACGGACCCGATTGCGGCGGCGACGCCTATTCCTCGGCGACGATCGGCACCAACCCGCCCGGACCGCTCACGGCCGTCCCGGAAACCCTCTGCGCCGACCTGGCGCAGGGCCGCGCGCCCGATCCCCGCATCGAGGTGATCGTCCCGGGTATCGGCTCGTCCGGCCAGCCGTCCCCTCCGTACGGCGATCCTTATGGCGATCGGGTCGCCCCCGCCCCATATGACGGGAGGCCGCTGCCCGGGCCACGGCCGCCCCGCGGCCGCTTTCCGGAGCGCTGAAGGGGTCGCACGACGGCCCCGGCGCTAAGATCGGGACGGCGCGGCGGCCGCTGCCGGTAACCGCCCCGAGGATGTCTGTCCGACCCGATGACGCGCCGCTCCCTCTCACCGCAGGCCCGCTTGCGCGGCGCCACGGCGGTGCTCGGTCCCACCAATACCGGCAAGACCCACCTCGCCATCGAGCGGATGCTCGGCCACCCGACCGGCATGATCGGCCTGCCGCTGCGGCTGCTCGCCCGCGAGGTCTATCACCGCGTCGTCGAGCGGGTCGGTCCCGAGCGGGTCGCCCTCGTCACCGGCGAGGAGAAGATCAAGCCGAACCGGCCGAGCTACTGGATCTGCACCGCCGAGGCGATGCCGCGGGACAACGCCGTGGACTTCGTCGGCATCGACGAGATCCAGCTCGGCGCCGACCGCGACCGCGGCCACACCTTCACCGACCGCCTGCTGCACCAGCGCGGCCGCGAGGAGACGCTGCTGATCGGCTCGGCCACGATGGAGCCGCTGGTCAAGGCGCTGATCCCGGGCATCCACGTGACCACCCGCCCGCGCCTGTCGCAGCTGAGCTTCGCCGGCAGCCGCAAGCTCTCGCGCCTGCCCCATCGCAGCGCCATCGTGGCGTTCTCGGCGGAGGAGGTCTACGCCATCGCCGAATTGCTGCGGCGCCAGCGCGGCGGCGCGGCGGTGGTGCTCGGCGCCCTCTCGCCCCGCACCCGCAACGCCCAGGTCGAGCTCTACCAGTCCGGCGAGGTCGATTACCTGGTGGCGACGGACGCCGTCGGGATGGGGCTCAACCTCGACGTCGACCACGTCGCCTTCGCGTCGAACCGCAAATACGACGGCACGCGCTTTCGCGACCTCTCCCCCTCCGAGATGGCGCAGATCGCGGGGCGCGCCGGGCGCCACCTGCGCGACGGGACCTTCGGCACCACCGGGCGCT
This sequence is a window from Methylobacterium sp. SyP6R. Protein-coding genes within it:
- a CDS encoding DUF3108 domain-containing protein, whose product is MRSKALLSLAVTAGFALPAGEAMSAQAARGRAPKAGETAVTVDYGITLAGVPIGTAQVTGAMQGTRYTMDVSARLTGLVGAITGGYGSGRASGTVAARPVPAAFALASHSASASITVRMALARGNVVASDIAPPLVPDPERVTVSEVHKRGIIDPVSALMMPAQGRGDLTDPQNCNRTIPVFDGASRFNVVLTYGETRSVQKPGYAGPVLVCNARYQPIAGHRPDRPGVKFMEDNTEMSVWLAPVEGARVLLPLRIAVRTQIGLNIIEATRWSQSAGQGAPEATVQAAAQSPEPPADRR
- a CDS encoding DUF29 domain-containing protein, which gives rise to MDDPTLDHRRDGTDAVEGRASYERDYFSWVQEQVALIRARRFDEVDAEHVAEELEDLGKSQLSRLHSTLRVLVMHMLKWDQQPEHRTASWIFSIAEQRRRYRRLLRDNPGLKPHREATLADAYEEARLWAADETHLEPDDFPKACPYTWDDLLDRPFDFDSLKK
- the cobT gene encoding cobaltochelatase subunit CobT is translated as MSISNRKPGEKRESVAEPLKRSVAGTLRAIARKAEIEVTFATDRPALTGDKARLPEPPRKLSPGDVAILRGHADSMALRLACHDNAVHRRLAPENAAARAVFDAVEQARVEAIGSRRMAGVAGNLTAMLEDRYHRGGKYEEITDRADAPMEDAVALMVRERLTGQAPPPAAQRIVGLWREFIEDRAGRNLDGLMTGNIEDQRAFARSVRDLLSSLDMADEAPLDPDDEENDDENEAESDEQQAGEGEAEQQSQGDRAEMEVSDEASDEIEEGATEAADAPSGELPEDAEDADSEEASESWRPPGPRANEPRGPDYKVFSQKYDEVVHAEDLCDADELARLRSYLDKQLAHLQGVVGRLANRLQRRLLAQQNRAWEFDLEEGQLDPARLVRVVIDPFQPLSFKHEKDTNFRDTVVTLLLDNSGSMRGRPITVAATCADILARTLERCGVKVEILGFTTRAWKGGQSREAWLQSGKPPTPGRLNDLRHIVYKSADAPWRRARKNLGLMMREGLLKENIDGEALDWAHKRLLGRPEQRRILMVISDGAPVDDSTLSVNPGNYLERHLRYVIDEIETRSPVELLAIGIGHDVTRYYRRAVTIIDAEELGGVMTEKLAELFEEDAGPVPMRRMAAGGRH
- the rpmB gene encoding 50S ribosomal protein L28, with the translated sequence MSRRCELTGKGVLTGHLVSHSNHKTKRRFLPNLCNVTLLSDTLGRSVRLRISANALRSVEHRGGLDAFLIKAGETDLSQNARLLKREIEKKLAEAA